A segment of the Hippopotamus amphibius kiboko isolate mHipAmp2 chromosome 8, mHipAmp2.hap2, whole genome shotgun sequence genome:
cttttaggattatttttaaagCCACGTCGAGAATGAAAGTACCACTCTAGTCACAGTGAATTTTGCTGAACTAAGATTATCCCACTACGAGAATCGTTATGTTAGGAAGTAGGTTGAAAGAAAATGCTCCCATCCCTCTTTAATTTTCTTGGGCTTTCAGTCATAAATTTTATTCTCAATATTCACAAGACTATTTAGAAGCAACACACCTGTGCATAGGTGTTTACTtatgtgtctttgtttttaaaaataagaagagtaTGCAAACTTTGATTGAATACGTGCTCTTGAAAAGTGTTCTACCACTATAAATGACAGTGTATTTGAGAAATCCAACCATAAAGTTTACTCTCTGTCTTCCCAGTATTACCAAAACCAGAATGGTGAGATTTTCTTTACCCCTTTAAAGAGTAGTgacatcaccaaaaaaaaaaaaaaaagactgacatttTTTTAGGTATTAGAGAGCAAAGTTCTGACAGCAGCGCCACTAATTAACTGATAATTGTCTTCCTTTGGCAAACTCTACTCTTCCTGCTCTTAATTTGCAGGTCTCTGCTCAGTTGTTGAAACAACACACATCCTAGTTTTTCATTTATGAGTAAAGTTGAACTGTTGCCACTTGAAATTGGAGCTGTTGTAATAGGTGAATTTGAGGTTGTTAGACCACCACCAGGAGCTGCTGAGAACTCAAAAGCAATCAATCCAGCAATACTCTGGAATTTTAGACAAAAGAGtgaaacaattaaaagaaaatggttCCCCAATACAATATCATCTAAGTGAGGAATTGGTGCTGGgtggttttctttcttattgaaaCAAAAATCACTGTCCTAATGAGGGTAAAATAGTACTGATAAATCACTGTATGATGAAATGTTTGTAACTGATGCATTTCCTTTGGATCTTTGCAGTGGGAGGAAGTAAGTATTATGGATGAAAAAAATACACCAATCCGAACCTACCAAGTGTGCAACGTGATGGAGCCCAGCCAGAATAACTGGCTGCGAACTGATTGGATCACCCGAGAAGGGGCTCAGAGGGTGTACATTGAGATCAAGTTCACCTTGAGGGACTGCAACAGTCTTCCCGGTGTCATGGGCACTTGCAAGGAGACTTTTAACCTGTACTACTATGAATCAGACAACGACAAAGAGCGTTTTATCCGAGAGAGCCAGTTTGCCAAAATTGACACCATTGCCGCCGACGAGAGCTTCACCCAAGTGGACATTGGCGACCGAATCATGAAGCTGAACACAGAGATCCGGGATGTAGGGCCACTGAGCAAAAAGGGGTTTTATCTGGCGTTCCAGGATGTGGGGGCCTGCATCGCCTTGGTATCGGTCCGTGTGTTCTACAAGAAGTGTCCGCTCACCGTTCGCAATCTGGCTCAGTTTCCAGACACCATCACAGGGGCCGATACATCTTCCCTGGTGGAAGTTCGAGGCTCCTGTGTCAACAACTCGGAAGAGAAGGATGTGCCAAAAATGTACTGTGGGGCAGATGGTGAATGGCTGGTACCCATTGGCAACTGCCTGTGCAATGCCGGGCATGAAGAGCGGAATGGAGAATGCCAAGGTAAGGAGAGCCATATTGTAGTTTTCATTAGGGCTTAGTGCACATAATTAAATCAGAGCTGAGACTAAATGGAGTAAAGCCAGTAATTAGCAGCCCCTGTGGGATGTGGTGGGACAGAGGGGTCTAATGAGTAAGTGCTACAGCTCCAGGTGGCAAAAGCTAAGATGATTCTAATACTGACAAAATAAATGATGCTGCTGTAATCAGCAGAAGGCCAAACACATTTGCTAACAGGCACTTAGATCTGAACCGGCTTGATGTGCCCTCTGAAATGTAAATGAACAAGCTGAAGAAACAGCCTTGATTGAGCCTTACTTGAAGAGGGCCCACACATTTTCGAACTATGGTTCCCCTGTCGGTAAACATCTCTCCTTATATGGATGTGTACATGAATGATTTAAATGTGGAATTAGGATTTGTTGCTCCAGTTTCCTCCTGCTGATTAAAATTGAGCTGTGTGAGGACAGTCCAGTTTTTCCAGCCTTGTGGACCAGTGCAGACGTGGCCCAGCAAAGTGGAGGACAAGCTTCCACTGAGCACCCATTGATGGGGTTTCCAAGTGAAATGAATCTTGATGAAAGACCTCTTAATTTCCCTGAGGATGTGACAGAGAGCTAGTGAGAGTCTTCCTATTCGATCTGTGGTCAGAGGCAATAGTAAATTGTGATCCATTTTGATTATTGAGTTTTTGaagaaatccagattttttttatcatgttaatTACTATTTATCATATTACTAAGGTGACTTTTTTTGCCCTCTCACCTAAAGTTCCATGTCTGTGTCTGCAGTTCCCTCTTCCCTTATTTCCCCTTTCCTGGGGAGTTTGCAAACTTCTTTTCTTTATAGCAGCTTTGTGTTTGAATAAGGGCTGGGAGCAGTCCATACTTCTATAGATTGCTTGTGTCATGTGTGGATTAAGGCTTAAAAAATGCAGTTATCCCaagacttttatttttgcttggtGTGTATTTTCAGTGGTCGTCAATAGACTGCTGCTGCCAGTCTTATTATGGTTACTACTAAAGCGTGTAACTCTTGGTCCCATCTCTGGAACACATCAGATTAATCTTTTCTCAGGGTGATTGTTGAGCTGTAGACTACATTGCCGCATGGTTCATCTGATTTGGTGACTAAAGAGCCTAAATAACTGACTGCCAAACAATTTGTCTGGCATTTCAACCATCTTAATGACAGGGTAGGATTAACTACGGAGCAGTCCACTTGACTGATTGGAAATCAACAGTTAGAACCTAAAGAAAGTTGCATGTGGGGTAGTTTGGTGTCATAGAGTTACATATTTCTCCTTTCAGAATTCATGTGTCATTCTTGATCTGCTATAGTTATTTCTAGGAGTAGCTAACAATGaatgtcttttaatttctttgaaaaataatacagagtaaAGGGTGGCAACCTTTTCTGTTGACCTAGTGTCAAAAGGTAAACTTGTGaacttgaaaatttaaaagttggaatttcaagttgtctttttgtttctttttttttccaaaggttaATTTCGtgccattttgtttattcttgacttagCAACTACTAGGTAAGCTGTACCAGATAGAAAGCCTGAAGTACATTCTGGTATTAACATTAGAAAATATGTGAGTGCATTGTTATTGGCACTGAAATTACAATCATCATAGCAGGAAGAGTGAAATGAATAGGGCAGTGACATCACATTACATCCTAGAGTAAATTATTCTGCCTTTTTGATTTTTGTGAGACAGGACTTGCACATCTTTACATGTCAAGattcttatatatatt
Coding sequences within it:
- the EPHA4 gene encoding ephrin type-A receptor 4 isoform X4 gives rise to the protein MAGIFYFVLFSFLFGICDAVTGSRVYPANEVTLLDSRSVQGELGWIASPLEGGWEEVSIMDEKNTPIRTYQVCNVMEPSQNNWLRTDWITREGAQRVYIEIKFTLRDCNSLPGVMGTCKETFNLYYYESDNDKERFIRESQFAKIDTIAADESFTQVDIGDRIMKLNTEIRDVGPLSKKGFYLAFQDVGACIALVSVRVFYKKCPLTVRNLAQFPDTITGADTSSLVEVRGSCVNNSEEKDVPKMYCGADGEWLVPIGNCLCNAGHEERNGECQDLVSPDSFPSAACVGEVLHV
- the EPHA4 gene encoding ephrin type-A receptor 4 isoform X5, whose translation is MAGIFYFVLFSFLFGICDAVTGSRVYPANEVTLLDSRSVQGELGWIASPLEGGWEEVSIMDEKNTPIRTYQVCNVMEPSQNNWLRTDWITREGAQRVYIEIKFTLRDCNSLPGVMGTCKETFNLYYYESDNDKERFIRESQFAKIDTIAADESFTQVDIGDRIMKLNTEIRDVGPLSKKGFYLAFQDVGACIALVSVRVFYKKCPLTVRNLAQFPDTITGADTSSLVEVRGSCVNNSEEKDVPKMYCGADGEWLVPIGNCLCNAGHEERNGECQEKQSHLLKGSNI